In Crinalium epipsammum PCC 9333, the genomic window TTTTTTGGTAGAAGAGGGTATTGATTCGATGAGTTTGAACCCTGATTCAGTGCTGAAGACGCTTTTAACCGTTGCGGAAGTAGAAGGCGTGGGTTAAGAAACCCCACCCCCAACCCCCTCCCCCTCCCCGTTAACAGGGAGGGGGCAGTTTTTTTAATATTAGGGATGTTAGAGTAGAAAATAGAAAAGCTGAAGGCTGATCGCTGATCGCTGACGGCTGACTGCTATATAATAATTTATGCTTTGGGGAATTAGCTCAGTTGGTAGAGCGCTGCGATCGCACCGCAGAGGTCAGGGGTTCGAGTCTCCTATTCTCCATAACTCAAACATAGATATAGTAAAGATTATAGCTTATAAGCTATCTAAGTAACCCATCTGGTAATTTTGTGTTTTTGGGTATATTGCTAAATTTTTGGGTATACATTGGGTATATTCATATAGAGTACAACTTTTTTATACCCAATAAAAACTTCTATACCCAACACCAGTACTTCTAAAGCATCCAAGGTAATAGTAGTTGTTGAAAGTTTCAAAGATAGTTACGCCAGAAAATCTTGATGAATATTCTCTGGTATTTAAAACTCCAGAAGGAAATCCAATAGATGATGGTAATTTTAGAAATAGAGCATGGACTAAAGTTTTAGAAAAAGTCAATGTGGCATATCGCAAACCTTATAACACTAGCCATACTTTTATTTCACCCTGTCTAGAAGCTGGCATGAACCCTGTTTTCGTAGCACAAATAACTGGTCATAATGTCCAAACTTTGTATCAAAATTATGCGGACGTAGTTCCATCACGCCCGACTTTACCAGAACTATTCTAAAATTCGGATGCGACTACCTTCGATGACTCCCCAGCCTGCGGCTTAGAGTGCGGGGTCAATTACTTCGGCGCGGGTTTCGGCTTCGTTCATATTTCGCTCATCTCGATTTGCGTTAAAACACTTTTTTGTAGGTTATACAAGGGCTTGAGGATTTGCGTTAAAACACTTTTTTGTTTATTCTGCAAGGGTTTGAGGATTTTAGAGGGACTAATATCGGTTTGCGTTAAAACACTTTTATGCCCAAAAAGGGAGATAGCGAGCATAGCGGGTAGAGGTTGATTCGGATTCATCTGCCTTGATCAAGCCAGCTTCTTTGGTAGCTCCTATAATCAGAGAAACGGTTGCTACTTGTGAGTCACTCAGACGAAATCGCTCTCTTAGGGTTTGGTTAGACATTCTTTGATTATTGACGTACAACAAGCAGCAATGCTGGTAACAGGCTCTAATTCGGTCTGCTTTGCTCATGTCAGCAAAATCTTGATGGGCAAATAGCACTGCTGTTGTGCGTATCTCACCTACTCGAAAATCTGGTGCGGGTAGTTGAAATCCCTCGGCTGCGCTTACAACTTTGTCAATGCCACTGCCTTTTTCTTCACATATACGGAAAAGTCGCATTAGGTAGGCAAGTTGTTCGTTACGAGAGCGATTTTCATCAATAAATCGCTCTACTTTGATAGGCGGAATGCCAGGATTAGATATCTCAATGCGATCGCTATACATCTCGATCATCACGGAAGTTCCCGTCGCTAGAAAATCTTGATGTACTAGCGCATTAGCAATAAGTTCTCTTAGAGCCTGTTTCGGGAACATCTTTACTTCTTCCCGCACCACTTCCTCGACAAAGCGATTTTGCGGTGCTGCTGAATGGACAAAATCTACTAATCCCTCAAAGCCAACAGCATATCCTCGGATGCCTGTCGTGTCATTACGAGTTTTTAGCTTATTGATACCTTCGTAGATCACGAAACGGGCTGCTTTACGAGCTAATGTAGGGGAAAAGGCATCCAGTTTTTTCGCCAACAGGATAGCGGCTAGGTTAATGATTGTCCAACCCTGTGTTGTCTGTTTGATTAAATCTTGGCTCTGCAATCGTTCTAGGACAGCATCGCGGTTAGTTGGATAGGGTATTTTTAAAAGTTCAAAGTACGTTTGGGTATCCAGTAGGGCAATTACATCGTCAGGGCTAGCGTTACATCGAGCAGGTCGGGAAAACCAATCTTGTTGGTCTTCAGCAAAAATACTTTTTAGTACATCTGGTGTCATCGGCACCAAATCTTCTCCCACTCTCATTAGGTAGGCTCCATCAAATGCTAATGGCTGCCCAACGGGACGGGTTGGTACTTCAAAAACCAGAACTCGTCCATCAGGATGCAGCAATTCTGTAGCGTCTACTCGGAATCTGAGTTTGTCTACGATGCGAGATTTGATATCGTTGAGGTCGGTTGGGGATAGAAAAGCTTGGGAACCTACGACCCGACGTGGGAGCTTGTCGGTTACCCCTAAAACCAGATATCCACCACCTTCGTTGGCTAAAGCCACGCAATAGCGCAACAATTTGGTTGTATCATACTGTTGCTTGGCTTCTTTGAATTCTAGCCGTTCTGTTTCTGCGGGTGCATTCAGCCATTTTTCAAGGGTTTCAAGGGTAATCATGCAGCATTTACCTCTTGAGCGGTTTTTAATATTATTGATTCTGGCTTCATATAGATGGGATAGCTCATGCTTCTCCATAATCTAACTTTGTAGTACACCCTGCCTCTTTCCAGAGAACATCATCAATATTTTTAAAAGTTTGCTCGAACATTTAGCTTTACTGTGGAAACTTAATTTTTAATTAATGCTAGTTCCAGTGATTCACTATCTATCTTTTGGATCGAGAAATTCATAAAGAATTTCATCAGGTTCATCTTCAAGATCTTCCTGGTACAATGAGTTAATATTTTGAATCATTTTTGGGGCTGGAATTGAGTTAGTTTCAGGAATGCTAATAATAGAGGCGGCAGTAACCAATCTTTGCTGTAAATCTTTAACTGTAGAGGTTAACGAAGCTATATTTGTATTAAGCGAAGATACCTCTACTTCTAAGGTGTTAAAACGAGTTTCATTAGTACTTTGCTCTTCACCTAGATATTGTCCTAACGCTTCATAAATTATTTCTTCTGGGGTTTTTCCCCTCAAAACAGCTAAATGTTGAATCTTTGCCTTCCAATCAGGAGGAACTTGACAACTTACCTGGGGATTTTCTGACATTAAGAGAATTCCTGTTATTGATAACTTCCTAAAAATTGATTATAGGGGCAGGTAAGTCTGGGAATTTATAGTTAAACTAAGAAACTTCTCCAAAAAAGAATGTAGAGACCTTGTATGCAACGTCTCTACAAGGGTTCTAGCTAACGCACCTTTCATTTGCGATCAATCTATAATAAATAAAAAAGTGCGTAGGCGGAGCAGCGTAGTAGAAATCGCCTCCGTACTTCAAAAGGAAAAGCGATCGCATCTGCCCCTTTATTCCAACTGCACTTTAAAGACCATCATCTGAATTTGACATATACGCATTGAACAACGCCAACGCGCCTAAAGCCGTACTGGTAACAGCACCCCACTTCAACATCGGATTTTTATCTAGCCAAT contains:
- a CDS encoding ATP-binding protein — protein: MITLETLEKWLNAPAETERLEFKEAKQQYDTTKLLRYCVALANEGGGYLVLGVTDKLPRRVVGSQAFLSPTDLNDIKSRIVDKLRFRVDATELLHPDGRVLVFEVPTRPVGQPLAFDGAYLMRVGEDLVPMTPDVLKSIFAEDQQDWFSRPARCNASPDDVIALLDTQTYFELLKIPYPTNRDAVLERLQSQDLIKQTTQGWTIINLAAILLAKKLDAFSPTLARKAARFVIYEGINKLKTRNDTTGIRGYAVGFEGLVDFVHSAAPQNRFVEEVVREEVKMFPKQALRELIANALVHQDFLATGTSVMIEMYSDRIEISNPGIPPIKVERFIDENRSRNEQLAYLMRLFRICEEKGSGIDKVVSAAEGFQLPAPDFRVGEIRTTAVLFAHQDFADMSKADRIRACYQHCCLLYVNNQRMSNQTLRERFRLSDSQVATVSLIIGATKEAGLIKADESESTSTRYARYLPFWA